Proteins co-encoded in one Haladaptatus sp. ZSTT2 genomic window:
- a CDS encoding methylmalonyl-CoA mutase family protein — MYDDADLEKIRESRDRWEDDTLEPVLSAYGERKDRFATVSNLEVDRLYTPDDVADTDFDTDLGMPGEEPFTRGVYPTMYRGRTWTMRQFAGFGTAEETNERFHYLIKEGQTGLSTAFDMPSLMGLDSDHPMSDGEVGKEGVAVDTLRDMEILFDGIRVDEVSTSFTINPSAAVIYAMYIALADKQGVPRDQVRGTLQNDMLKEFIAQKEWVIPPAPSLDVVTDTIEFAAEETPKWKPVSISGYHIREAGSTAVQELAFTLADGFAYVEDAMDRGLDVDDFAPQLSFFFNSHNSFFEEIAKYRAARRIYARVMSEWYGAELDASKQLKFHTQTAGQSLTAQQPLNNIIRTTIQALAGVLGGTQSLHTNSYDEALALPSEEAVRVALRTQQIIADESGAADIIDPLGGSFAVEALTDEMEEKTMEYITHIKEMGDGSVRDGVLEGIDQGYFQREIQEASYEYQKRVDKGEEIVVGVNKYKLDEEVEPELLHVSDEVQEKQLTRLAEVKAERDDEEVEATLSALDEAIENGENVMPAIIDAVKAYVTMGEIMDVFKQHYGAYSEKIGLA, encoded by the coding sequence ATGTACGACGATGCCGACCTCGAAAAAATTCGTGAGTCGCGCGACCGCTGGGAGGACGACACCTTAGAACCCGTTCTTTCTGCCTACGGCGAGCGCAAAGACCGCTTTGCGACGGTCTCCAACCTCGAAGTAGACCGCCTCTACACCCCGGACGACGTTGCCGACACCGACTTCGACACCGACCTCGGCATGCCGGGAGAGGAGCCGTTCACCCGCGGCGTCTACCCGACGATGTACCGCGGACGGACGTGGACGATGCGCCAGTTCGCCGGATTCGGCACCGCAGAGGAGACGAACGAACGCTTCCACTACCTCATCAAAGAGGGTCAGACTGGCCTTTCGACGGCGTTCGACATGCCGTCGCTGATGGGCCTCGACTCAGACCACCCGATGAGCGACGGCGAGGTCGGTAAAGAGGGCGTGGCCGTGGACACGCTCCGCGACATGGAGATACTGTTCGACGGCATCCGGGTCGATGAGGTGTCTACGAGTTTCACCATCAACCCAAGCGCCGCCGTCATCTACGCGATGTACATCGCGCTCGCGGACAAGCAAGGCGTCCCGCGCGACCAGGTCCGGGGCACCCTGCAAAACGATATGCTCAAAGAGTTCATCGCGCAAAAAGAGTGGGTCATCCCGCCCGCGCCGTCGCTCGATGTCGTGACCGACACCATCGAGTTCGCGGCCGAAGAGACGCCAAAGTGGAAGCCCGTCTCCATCTCGGGCTACCACATCCGTGAGGCCGGTTCGACCGCGGTTCAAGAACTCGCCTTCACGCTCGCAGACGGCTTCGCCTACGTCGAAGACGCGATGGACCGCGGTTTGGATGTGGACGATTTTGCGCCACAGCTCTCCTTTTTCTTCAACTCGCACAACTCGTTTTTCGAGGAGATTGCGAAGTACCGCGCCGCCCGCCGCATCTACGCCCGCGTCATGAGCGAGTGGTACGGCGCGGAGTTGGATGCGAGCAAACAACTCAAGTTCCACACCCAGACGGCAGGCCAGAGTCTCACCGCCCAACAGCCGCTCAACAACATCATCCGCACGACCATCCAAGCGCTCGCGGGGGTCCTCGGGGGCACCCAGAGCCTGCACACCAACAGCTACGACGAGGCGCTTGCCCTGCCCTCTGAAGAGGCCGTTCGCGTCGCGCTGCGTACCCAACAGATCATCGCCGACGAATCGGGTGCTGCGGACATCATCGACCCACTCGGTGGCAGTTTCGCGGTCGAAGCACTCACCGACGAGATGGAGGAGAAAACGATGGAGTACATCACGCACATCAAGGAGATGGGCGACGGCTCGGTGCGCGACGGTGTCCTCGAAGGCATCGACCAGGGCTACTTCCAGCGCGAGATTCAAGAGGCGTCCTACGAGTACCAAAAGCGCGTGGACAAAGGCGAGGAAATCGTCGTCGGCGTGAACAAGTACAAACTCGACGAGGAAGTCGAACCAGAACTGCTCCACGTCTCCGACGAAGTGCAAGAAAAACAGCTCACCCGGCTCGCAGAAGTCAAAGCAGAGCGCGACGACGAGGAAGTCGAAGCCACGCTCTCCGCGCTCGACGAGGCGATTGAAAACGGCGAGAACGTGATGCCAGCCATCATCGACGCGGTGAAAGCCTACGTCACGATGGGTGAGATTATGGACGTGTTCAAACAGCACTACGGCGCGTACTCAGAGAAAATCGGCCTCGCGTAA
- a CDS encoding CBS pair associated ParBc domain-containing protein, giving the protein MEDPDSAGTKPRVKDYMTRDVATVSPDDTVEAVAVRIAESDEHSGFPVCSGRRVEGFVSARDLLLADDDELIFKVMSQELIVAHPEMDLTDAARVILRSGIQKLPVVDDAGNLVGIISNADVIRSQIERATPEKVGKLMRTLENIHGVTVSEERRKVKLAELRPTQGRVYADELEGRSYELERGLAEPLVVIDNDGDLLLADGHHRSKAADRLGIPEMDAYVIVLDTPVDLGMAKTAEKEGLNTIDDIDVVDYARHPLIESTKRFQ; this is encoded by the coding sequence ATGGAAGACCCTGACTCGGCTGGAACCAAGCCCCGCGTCAAAGACTATATGACTCGTGACGTGGCTACCGTTTCGCCCGATGATACGGTCGAAGCAGTCGCAGTGCGAATCGCAGAGAGTGACGAGCACAGCGGGTTTCCGGTGTGTAGCGGCCGCCGCGTCGAGGGGTTCGTGAGCGCCCGCGACCTGTTGCTCGCAGACGATGACGAACTCATCTTCAAGGTGATGAGCCAAGAACTCATCGTCGCCCACCCGGAGATGGACCTGACCGACGCTGCCCGCGTCATCCTCCGGTCGGGGATTCAGAAACTCCCAGTCGTAGACGACGCCGGCAACCTTGTGGGCATCATCTCGAACGCCGACGTGATTCGCAGTCAAATCGAACGCGCCACCCCCGAGAAGGTGGGGAAACTCATGCGCACCTTAGAGAACATCCACGGCGTCACGGTGAGCGAGGAACGCCGGAAGGTGAAGCTCGCAGAACTCCGGCCCACGCAGGGGCGTGTGTATGCGGACGAACTGGAAGGCCGAAGCTACGAACTCGAACGCGGGCTTGCAGAGCCTCTCGTCGTCATCGACAACGACGGCGACCTGCTGCTCGCAGACGGTCACCACCGCTCTAAAGCCGCAGACCGCCTCGGTATCCCCGAGATGGACGCCTACGTCATCGTCCTCGACACGCCGGTCGACCTCGGGATGGCGAAGACCGCAGAAAAGGAAGGACTCAACACCATCGACGACATCGACGTGGTCGATTACGCTCGCCATCCGCTCATCGAATCGACCAAACGCTTCCAATAG
- a CDS encoding DHH family phosphoesterase — protein MVFRLVLGCGSFGHSLVETIRRDSGRLLVLTNEERRVETLRSDSINAKLADPTNATAIADAAEGVDVIVVASDIPGQNLASAKAARRTFPKAQLTVFTGEEPRAETLTALEEVADTLIDPSTAVTDYIIERVGDTGLRLRRLVRMLRALSGKLAVVTHDNPDPDALASAVALQKIAQAVGCSADVVYFGDITHQENRAFVNLLDLDLRNLQRGADLSEYAGFALVDHSRPGVNDQLPPDTNVDVVIDHHPPRAPIDARFVDVRSDVGATSTLLTDYLMQLGYKLDTAVATGLLYGIRVDTKDFSRDISPADFEAAEFLVPRADSSLLAQFETPSMSAETLSIIGRAIHEREMRGDVLLSGVGPISDRDALAQAADHLLNMEGITTTLVYGFKEGTVYVSARARGTDLDLGETLRDAFGQIGSAGGHADMAGAQISLGLLGDVEEGSADSLRQILTDVITDRFFDTLTSRPGQPVESVYSIPEFGKQFFDGEE, from the coding sequence ATGGTTTTCCGGTTGGTGCTCGGCTGTGGCTCGTTCGGCCATTCGTTAGTCGAAACCATCCGCCGCGACTCCGGGCGCTTGCTCGTGCTCACGAACGAAGAACGGCGCGTCGAAACGCTTCGGAGCGATTCGATTAACGCCAAGCTGGCAGACCCCACGAACGCGACGGCGATCGCCGATGCCGCAGAAGGGGTGGATGTCATCGTGGTTGCGAGCGACATTCCCGGACAAAACCTCGCCAGCGCGAAAGCCGCCCGACGCACGTTTCCAAAAGCACAGCTTACCGTGTTTACGGGCGAAGAACCCCGAGCGGAGACACTAACGGCGCTTGAGGAGGTCGCAGACACCCTCATCGACCCGAGTACGGCCGTGACCGACTACATCATCGAGCGTGTGGGCGATACAGGCCTGCGCCTGAGACGGCTCGTCCGGATGCTCAGAGCCCTCTCCGGCAAACTCGCCGTCGTCACCCACGACAACCCTGACCCGGACGCGCTCGCGAGCGCCGTGGCGCTCCAGAAGATTGCACAGGCGGTTGGCTGTTCGGCGGACGTGGTCTATTTTGGTGACATCACCCACCAAGAAAATCGCGCGTTCGTGAATCTGCTCGACCTCGATTTACGGAATCTCCAGCGCGGCGCCGACCTCTCTGAGTACGCCGGGTTCGCGCTCGTCGACCACTCGCGCCCCGGCGTCAACGACCAGTTACCCCCGGATACGAACGTCGACGTGGTCATCGACCACCACCCACCGCGCGCGCCCATCGACGCCCGCTTTGTTGACGTGCGAAGCGACGTTGGGGCGACGAGCACCCTGCTCACGGACTATCTGATGCAACTTGGCTACAAACTGGACACGGCCGTTGCGACGGGACTGCTCTACGGGATTCGCGTCGATACGAAAGACTTCTCGCGTGACATCTCACCGGCGGATTTCGAGGCGGCCGAGTTCCTCGTGCCTCGTGCAGACAGCAGCCTGCTCGCCCAGTTCGAAACCCCGAGTATGAGCGCAGAGACGCTGTCGATTATCGGGCGGGCCATCCACGAACGTGAGATGCGAGGCGACGTGTTGTTGAGCGGGGTTGGCCCCATCTCAGACCGCGATGCGCTTGCCCAGGCCGCAGACCACCTGCTCAACATGGAGGGCATCACGACGACCCTTGTCTACGGCTTCAAAGAGGGCACCGTCTACGTCTCTGCGCGCGCTCGTGGCACCGATCTCGACCTCGGGGAGACGCTGCGCGATGCGTTCGGGCAGATTGGCTCTGCGGGCGGCCACGCGGATATGGCCGGGGCGCAGATTTCACTTGGCTTACTCGGTGACGTAGAAGAGGGGTCTGCTGACTCGTTGCGCCAGATTCTCACCGACGTCATCACAGACCGCTTTTTCGATACGCTCACCTCGCGGCCCGGCCAGCCAGTGGAGTCGGTGTACTCGATTCCCGAGTTCGGCAAACAGTTTTTCGACGGTGAGGAGTGA
- a CDS encoding NADH-quinone oxidoreductase subunit N produces the protein MAVSTALALSPVVILGVAATLLFLFDSLTPDKADDGRLAGIATAGALLSLAGTGYLFTATDIVTQPLSLYGDQLVIDGMSLFFGFIFTSVAAMVSLASYDYLRGHKNQAEYYILVLLAAMGMSLMASANSLATAFVALELASLPSYALVSFLKKNRGSVEAGLKYFLIGALSSAVFAYGISLVYAATGALQFGAIAEAAANTEFVGILGLGVLMVLGGFAFKTASVPFHFWAPEAYEGAPAPISGFLSSASKAAGFVVAFRVFVEAFPLETVPVDWVLAFQILAIVTMTLGNFAAAVQENVKRMLAYSSIGHAGYVLIGLAALTSGGQNDLVLGASMMHLLVYGFMNTGAFLFIAMTEHWGIGRKFEDFNGLGKQAPLACAAMTVFLFSLAGLPIGAGFLSKYVLFAAAVGAGFWWLAAFGAINSALSLYYYSRVVKAMWIEEATEDRELSGYPAGLYAAVVGAAIITIVLLPAFNPVASTAVDAASVLFG, from the coding sequence ATGGCGGTCTCTACCGCACTGGCGCTCTCGCCGGTGGTCATCCTCGGCGTCGCCGCGACGCTGTTGTTCCTGTTCGACAGCCTGACGCCGGACAAAGCTGATGACGGTCGCCTCGCAGGCATCGCGACGGCTGGCGCGCTGTTGTCGCTCGCCGGAACGGGCTACCTGTTCACGGCGACGGACATCGTGACCCAGCCGCTGTCGCTCTACGGTGACCAGCTCGTTATCGACGGGATGAGCCTGTTCTTCGGGTTCATCTTCACGAGCGTCGCCGCGATGGTCTCGCTCGCCAGCTACGACTACCTCCGTGGCCACAAAAATCAGGCCGAGTACTACATCCTCGTCCTGCTGGCCGCGATGGGCATGTCGCTCATGGCGTCTGCGAACAGCCTCGCGACGGCGTTCGTCGCGCTCGAACTCGCCAGCCTGCCATCGTACGCGCTCGTCTCGTTCTTGAAAAAGAACCGTGGCAGCGTCGAAGCAGGCCTCAAGTACTTCCTCATCGGCGCGCTGTCGTCTGCGGTGTTCGCCTACGGTATCAGCCTCGTCTACGCGGCGACCGGCGCACTGCAGTTCGGCGCAATCGCTGAGGCAGCCGCAAACACGGAGTTCGTTGGCATCCTCGGCCTCGGTGTGCTGATGGTGCTCGGCGGCTTCGCGTTCAAGACCGCGAGCGTCCCGTTCCACTTCTGGGCGCCGGAGGCATACGAGGGCGCACCTGCGCCAATCTCGGGCTTCCTCTCGTCGGCCTCGAAGGCCGCCGGGTTCGTGGTCGCCTTCCGCGTGTTCGTCGAAGCCTTCCCGCTGGAAACGGTGCCCGTCGATTGGGTGCTCGCCTTCCAGATTCTCGCTATCGTCACGATGACGCTCGGGAACTTCGCCGCCGCGGTCCAGGAGAACGTCAAACGGATGCTCGCGTACTCCTCGATTGGCCACGCAGGCTACGTCCTCATCGGGCTCGCCGCCCTTACAAGCGGCGGGCAAAACGACCTCGTTCTCGGGGCGTCGATGATGCACTTGCTCGTCTACGGCTTCATGAACACGGGCGCGTTCCTGTTCATCGCCATGACCGAGCACTGGGGCATTGGTCGCAAATTCGAGGACTTCAACGGTCTCGGCAAGCAGGCACCACTCGCCTGCGCCGCGATGACCGTGTTCCTGTTCAGCCTCGCTGGCCTCCCAATCGGCGCAGGCTTCCTCTCTAAGTACGTGCTGTTCGCCGCCGCCGTCGGCGCGGGCTTCTGGTGGCTCGCCGCCTTCGGTGCGATAAACAGCGCGCTGTCGCTCTACTACTATTCGCGCGTCGTCAAGGCGATGTGGATAGAAGAGGCGACTGAAGACCGCGAACTGAGCGGCTACCCGGCAGGCCTCTACGCCGCCGTCGTCGGTGCCGCCATCATCACCATCGTCTTGCTCCCGGCGTTCAACCCGGTTGCAAGCACGGCCGTGGACGCCGCGAGCGTCCTCTTTGGCTGA
- a CDS encoding complex I subunit 4 family protein — MMIELLLGVTLVGALLTFLAPDKVAGKLAFAVSLLPVVGSLWMYLNFDGSGNALLGGTLAYETNAQWVSLGPWDLTWHVGLDGISMPLFVLTTVLTTLAIVSAWTPIDERQSQFYGLMLLMEASLIGVFAALDFFVWFIFWEAVLIPMYFLIGVWGGPRRKYAAIKFFVYTNVASLVMFIGFMALVFGLGDSVTTLGLPEVAQALRAGELGSVGGIAPGTLKALAFFAMFAGFAVKVPVVPVHTWLPDAHVEAPTPVSVMLAGVLLKMGTYALLRFNFTMLADVARGAASIIAVFAVVSVIYGAMLALAQQDLKRIVAYSSVSSMGYVILGLVAYTVYGVGGATFQMIAHGLISGLMFMAVGVIYNTTHTRMVADMSGLADRMPWTVGILVAAAFAYMGLPLMAGFAGELFIFLGAFNAFPGSPIFTSLAMFGIVIVAGYLLFAMQRTLFGSFRLETDYEVTPAPFHDVAPLAVLLILIIALGVAPDIFMQMIQDAIRPILVVGGGA, encoded by the coding sequence ATGATGATTGAATTGCTACTCGGCGTAACGCTCGTCGGCGCGCTCCTGACGTTCCTCGCGCCGGATAAGGTCGCAGGAAAGCTGGCGTTCGCCGTCAGTCTGCTCCCTGTGGTCGGCAGTCTCTGGATGTATTTGAACTTCGATGGCTCGGGCAACGCACTGCTCGGCGGGACGCTCGCGTATGAGACGAACGCCCAGTGGGTTTCCCTCGGCCCGTGGGACCTGACGTGGCACGTCGGCTTAGACGGCATCAGTATGCCGCTGTTCGTGCTCACGACAGTGCTCACGACGCTCGCAATCGTGAGCGCGTGGACGCCAATCGACGAACGTCAGTCACAGTTCTACGGCCTGATGTTGCTCATGGAAGCGAGCCTCATCGGCGTGTTCGCGGCACTGGACTTCTTCGTCTGGTTCATCTTCTGGGAAGCCGTCCTCATCCCGATGTACTTCCTCATCGGTGTCTGGGGCGGCCCACGCCGGAAGTACGCCGCAATCAAGTTCTTCGTCTACACCAACGTCGCCTCGCTGGTGATGTTCATCGGCTTCATGGCGCTAGTGTTCGGCCTCGGTGACTCCGTCACCACCCTCGGCCTGCCGGAAGTCGCACAGGCGCTTCGCGCCGGTGAACTCGGCTCGGTCGGTGGCATCGCGCCGGGCACGCTGAAGGCGCTCGCCTTCTTCGCCATGTTCGCTGGCTTCGCGGTGAAGGTGCCGGTCGTCCCGGTCCACACGTGGCTGCCCGACGCTCACGTCGAGGCCCCCACGCCCGTCTCAGTCATGCTGGCTGGCGTCCTCCTGAAGATGGGGACGTACGCCCTGCTCCGATTCAACTTCACCATGCTCGCTGACGTGGCTCGCGGCGCGGCGTCGATTATCGCCGTGTTTGCGGTTGTCAGCGTCATCTACGGCGCGATGCTCGCGCTTGCCCAACAAGACCTGAAGCGCATCGTTGCGTACTCTTCGGTGTCTTCGATGGGCTACGTCATCCTCGGACTCGTTGCCTACACCGTCTACGGTGTCGGCGGCGCGACGTTCCAGATGATTGCACACGGCCTCATCTCGGGGCTGATGTTCATGGCGGTCGGTGTCATCTACAACACCACCCACACCCGGATGGTCGCAGACATGTCCGGGCTCGCAGACCGGATGCCGTGGACGGTTGGCATCCTCGTCGCCGCCGCGTTCGCCTACATGGGCCTGCCGCTGATGGCTGGCTTCGCGGGCGAACTGTTCATCTTCCTCGGCGCGTTCAACGCGTTCCCGGGGTCGCCAATCTTCACCTCGCTTGCGATGTTCGGTATCGTCATCGTCGCAGGCTACCTGCTGTTTGCGATGCAGCGTACCCTGTTCGGGTCGTTCCGGCTCGAAACGGATTATGAGGTCACGCCAGCGCCGTTCCACGACGTTGCGCCGCTCGCCGTGCTCCTCATCCTCATCATCGCACTCGGTGTCGCACCAGACATCTTCATGCAGATGATTCAAGACGCAATTCGTCCGATTCTCGTCGTCGGAGGGGGTGCCTAA
- the nuoL gene encoding NADH-quinone oxidoreductase subunit L: protein MAGVFEFAPAIAALPFASFLVALFFGKYMPKRGALAGIFATAGSLLLSLWVFLTVAGGEAFNENLYTFVAGQDTFSLHLGLLLDPLSAMMLVIVSLVAFLVHIFSLGYMNDEGETGLPRYYAGLGLFTASMLGFVFANNLLMAFMFFELVGLCSYLLIGFWFREDGPPSAAKKAFLVTRFGDYFFLIGVVAIFATFGTAAFAGSESFPHIAEQVLLGEETVETFGFSPEMWFTILGLLVLGGVMGKSAQFPFHTWLPDAMEGPTPVSALIHAATMVAAGVYLVARMYGFYALSPTALAVIALVGGFTALFAATMGVVKREIKQVLAYSTISQYGYIMLGLGAGGYVAGVFHLLTHAFFKALLFLGAGAVIIAMHHNENMWDMGGLKDKMPVTYWTFLSGSLALAGIVPFAGFWSKDEVLYEALIHGLNSPVLLLAYAMGLIAVFFTGFYTFRMVFLTFHGEPRSDLARDPHGIHWNVKFPLVVLGILAATIGLVNMTPVADLTGLHIEFLHSWLDLEEGFASGLSAHHYGELLHDFAGYSAAEIPSIAAGAVSLALALAGAGLAYSLYNVPVPVEHTDKLGSIKTLLYNNYYQDEYQVWLATGLTLPLARAADKFDNGVVDGVVNGVSSVSLFSGNRVRRVQTGVVSNYATLLTVGLVALLVVLGITGGWF, encoded by the coding sequence ATGGCAGGTGTATTCGAATTTGCTCCGGCAATTGCGGCACTCCCGTTCGCATCGTTCCTCGTAGCACTGTTCTTTGGCAAGTACATGCCAAAGCGCGGCGCGCTCGCAGGAATCTTTGCGACCGCGGGGTCGCTGCTGCTGTCGCTGTGGGTGTTCCTCACGGTGGCAGGCGGCGAAGCGTTCAACGAAAATCTCTACACGTTCGTCGCGGGACAGGACACCTTTAGCCTGCACCTCGGCTTGCTGCTCGACCCACTGTCTGCGATGATGCTCGTCATCGTGTCGCTGGTGGCGTTCTTGGTCCACATCTTCAGTCTGGGCTACATGAACGACGAGGGCGAGACGGGACTCCCACGCTACTACGCCGGCCTCGGCCTGTTCACGGCGTCCATGCTTGGGTTCGTGTTTGCGAACAACCTGCTCATGGCGTTCATGTTCTTCGAGCTGGTCGGGCTGTGTTCGTACCTGCTCATTGGCTTCTGGTTCCGCGAAGACGGGCCACCATCCGCCGCGAAGAAGGCGTTCCTCGTCACCCGCTTTGGTGACTACTTCTTCCTCATTGGCGTGGTCGCCATCTTCGCGACCTTCGGCACGGCCGCGTTCGCCGGTTCCGAGAGCTTCCCGCACATCGCAGAGCAGGTGCTCCTCGGTGAGGAGACGGTCGAAACGTTCGGCTTCTCGCCTGAGATGTGGTTCACCATCCTCGGCCTGCTCGTCCTCGGTGGCGTGATGGGCAAGTCCGCGCAGTTCCCGTTCCACACGTGGCTGCCGGACGCGATGGAAGGCCCAACGCCCGTTTCCGCACTCATTCACGCGGCGACGATGGTCGCAGCCGGTGTGTACCTCGTTGCCCGGATGTACGGCTTCTACGCGCTCTCGCCAACGGCACTCGCCGTCATCGCGCTCGTCGGTGGCTTCACCGCACTGTTCGCGGCGACGATGGGCGTCGTAAAGCGCGAAATCAAGCAGGTGCTCGCGTACTCCACCATCTCCCAGTACGGCTACATCATGCTCGGACTGGGTGCCGGTGGCTACGTCGCCGGTGTCTTCCACCTGCTCACCCACGCCTTCTTCAAGGCACTGCTGTTCCTCGGCGCTGGTGCGGTCATCATCGCGATGCACCACAACGAGAACATGTGGGACATGGGTGGCCTGAAAGACAAAATGCCAGTCACCTACTGGACGTTCCTTTCAGGGTCGCTCGCCCTCGCGGGCATCGTCCCGTTCGCCGGGTTTTGGTCGAAAGACGAGGTGCTCTACGAGGCGCTCATTCACGGCCTGAACAGCCCGGTGTTGCTCCTCGCGTACGCGATGGGGCTCATCGCGGTGTTCTTCACCGGCTTCTACACCTTCCGCATGGTGTTCCTCACCTTCCACGGTGAGCCGCGGTCTGACCTCGCCCGCGACCCACACGGCATCCACTGGAACGTCAAGTTCCCGCTCGTCGTGCTCGGGATTCTCGCAGCGACCATCGGGCTCGTCAACATGACACCGGTGGCAGACCTCACTGGCCTGCACATCGAGTTCCTCCACAGTTGGCTCGACTTAGAGGAAGGCTTCGCAAGCGGGCTCAGCGCACACCACTACGGTGAGTTGCTCCACGACTTCGCTGGCTACAGCGCGGCGGAGATTCCGTCCATCGCGGCTGGCGCAGTCTCGCTCGCCCTCGCCCTCGCGGGCGCAGGACTGGCATACTCGCTCTACAACGTGCCCGTCCCAGTCGAGCACACCGACAAACTCGGGAGCATCAAGACGCTCCTGTACAACAACTACTACCAGGACGAATACCAGGTCTGGCTCGCAACGGGACTCACCCTCCCGCTCGCTCGCGCCGCCGACAAGTTCGACAACGGCGTCGTCGATGGCGTCGTCAACGGCGTCTCCAGCGTGAGTCTGTTTTCCGGCAACCGCGTCCGCCGGGTGCAGACGGGTGTGGTCAGCAACTACGCGACCTTGCTCACGGTTGGGCTGGTCGCCCTGCTGGTCGTCCTCGGCATCACAGGAGGTTGGTTCTAG
- the nuoK gene encoding NADH-quinone oxidoreductase subunit NuoK, with translation MVPAQYYLLLSAAVFCIGLFGILTRRNALVFLMSIELMLNAANINFVAFSAQWGNVTGQVFSLFTIAIAAAEVAVGIGIILVLYRNFRDVDVTKATTMRW, from the coding sequence ATGGTTCCGGCCCAGTACTACCTCCTGCTTTCGGCCGCCGTGTTCTGTATCGGTCTGTTCGGCATCCTCACCCGACGGAACGCACTTGTGTTCCTCATGTCGATCGAGCTGATGCTGAACGCCGCGAACATCAATTTCGTCGCGTTCTCGGCGCAGTGGGGGAACGTTACGGGGCAGGTGTTTAGCCTGTTCACGATCGCCATCGCCGCCGCGGAAGTGGCGGTCGGCATCGGCATCATCCTGGTGCTCTACCGTAACTTCCGCGACGTCGACGTGACCAAAGCGACGACGATGAGGTGGTAA
- a CDS encoding DUF2563 family protein — MFAAGLERASEGLTFVAASEHDRANERRHERQVDNLERHEEALTVVGCEVDEVEHGVTDRRRNRTVTKAGWLWEGCGQENGSHHAKERDGSQPRSKV; from the coding sequence CTGTTTGCCGCCGGGCTTGAACGCGCGTCCGAAGGCCTCACCTTCGTCGCGGCGTCCGAGCATGACCGCGCCAACGAGCGCCGCCACGAGCGCCAAGTCGATAATCTCGAACGCCACGAGGAAGCTCTCACTGTCGTGGGATGCGAGGTCGACGAGGTCGAACATGGCGTAACCGATAGACGCCGTAATCGAACCGTCACCAAAGCCGGTTGGCTCTGGGAAGGATGCGGTCAAGAAAACGGCAGCCATCACGCCAAAGAGCGCGACGGCAGCCAGCCCCGGAGCAAGGTGTGA
- a CDS encoding NADH-quinone oxidoreductase subunit J has product MAIYETLAFALFALITVGSSLGVVLARDVWHSALLLGMALLSVAVHYVMLQAEFLAAMQILVYVGGVLILITFAVMLTRAQQTEVSNA; this is encoded by the coding sequence ATGGCAATCTACGAGACACTCGCGTTCGCGCTGTTCGCCCTCATCACCGTGGGCAGCAGCCTCGGCGTTGTCCTCGCGCGGGACGTGTGGCATTCTGCACTCCTGCTCGGGATGGCGCTGTTGAGCGTGGCGGTCCATTACGTGATGCTGCAGGCGGAGTTCCTCGCAGCGATGCAAATCCTCGTCTACGTCGGCGGGGTTCTCATCCTCATCACGTTCGCCGTCATGCTCACGCGCGCACAGCAAACGGAGGTGAGTAACGCATGA
- a CDS encoding NuoI/complex I 23 kDa subunit family protein, with protein sequence MIGLLKSMAATMKHALDGSTFTVEYPDVEPEVSPRFRGVHKFSQERCIWCRQCENVCPNDTIQIVTDDKRNGEQYNLHIGQCIYCRLCEEVCPVDAIILTQNFEFTGDTKDDLAYNMEQLKNVPWYKDIDPLKSREPDRGVWIGEGEGEVDYQ encoded by the coding sequence ATGATTGGCTTACTCAAATCGATGGCAGCAACGATGAAACACGCCCTGGACGGCTCGACGTTCACGGTCGAATACCCCGACGTCGAACCCGAAGTGAGCCCACGATTCCGTGGTGTTCACAAGTTCAGCCAGGAGCGCTGTATCTGGTGTCGCCAGTGTGAGAACGTCTGTCCGAACGACACGATTCAGATTGTCACGGACGACAAGCGCAACGGCGAACAGTACAACCTCCACATCGGCCAGTGTATCTACTGCCGACTCTGTGAGGAAGTCTGCCCCGTTGACGCCATCATCCTCACCCAGAACTTCGAGTTCACGGGTGACACGAAAGACGACCTGGCGTACAACATGGAACAGCTGAAAAACGTCCCGTGGTACAAGGACATCGACCCCCTCAAGTCCCGCGAACCAGACCGCGGCGTCTGGATTGGCGAGGGCGAGGGCGAAGTCGACTACCAGTAA